In one Mycobacterium heckeshornense genomic region, the following are encoded:
- the bfr gene encoding bacterioferritin, which translates to MQGDPDVLRLLNEQLTSELTAINQYFLHSKMQENWGFTKVAERTRAESFDEMRHAEMVTDRILLLDGLPNYQRLGSLRVGQTLREQFESDLALEYDVINRLKPAIILCREKQDTTTANIFEKIVADEEAHIEYLETQLELMDKLGEQLYAAQCVARPPTT; encoded by the coding sequence ATGCAAGGTGATCCCGATGTGTTGCGCCTTCTCAACGAACAGTTGACGAGTGAGCTCACCGCGATCAATCAGTACTTTTTGCACTCGAAAATGCAAGAAAACTGGGGTTTCACCAAGGTGGCGGAACGGACCCGGGCGGAGTCGTTCGACGAAATGCGCCACGCCGAAATGGTCACCGACCGCATCTTGCTGCTCGACGGTTTGCCCAACTATCAGCGTCTGGGCTCCCTGCGTGTCGGCCAGACGCTGCGCGAACAGTTCGAAAGCGACCTGGCCCTGGAATATGACGTGATCAACCGGCTCAAGCCGGCGATCATCCTGTGCCGGGAAAAGCAGGACACCACCACTGCGAACATCTTCGAAAAGATCGTGGCCGATGAGGAAGCCCACATCGAATACCTGGAAACGCAGCTGGAACTGATGGACAAGCTGGGCGAGCAACTGTATGCCGCCCAGTGCGTCGCCCGGCCGCCTACGACGTGA
- a CDS encoding bacterioferritin-associated ferredoxin, with protein sequence MYVCLCVGATSHAVSEAVARGASTSKEVAAACGAGADCGRCRHTVRAIIAAARQLDASAAR encoded by the coding sequence ATGTACGTATGCCTGTGTGTGGGAGCGACCAGCCACGCCGTATCCGAGGCGGTGGCGCGTGGCGCGTCGACATCCAAAGAGGTGGCTGCGGCATGCGGTGCGGGCGCCGACTGTGGGCGCTGCCGCCACACGGTGCGCGCGATCATCGCCGCGGCGCGACAACTCGACGCCAGCGCCGCACGCTAG